A window of Nicotiana tabacum cultivar K326 chromosome 24, ASM71507v2, whole genome shotgun sequence contains these coding sequences:
- the LOC142178498 gene encoding uncharacterized protein LOC142178498, which yields MEVQKRKCLHDGEIEVKKQIKTEKNDGKSTAAAEAVEDDEVEEFYAILRRIRVAVKYFEKGNADRGGASRKLTVATPWNLALRTEDFKEVVGVKEEEEKVEDNAGLDLNIDPVIDPKSEAD from the coding sequence ATGGAGGTTCAAAAGAGGAAATGTTTACACGACGGAGAAATTGAAGTAAAAAAGCAAATAAAAACGGAGAAAAATGACGGAAAGAGCACGGCGGCAGCGGAGGCGGTGGAGGACGATGAAGTGGAGGAGTTCTATGCTATACTGAGGAGAATACGTGTGGCGGTGAAATATTTCGAGAAGGGTAACGCCGACAGAGGTGGTGCTAGCAGAAAGCTGACGGTGGCGACGCCGTGGAATTTGGCTTTGCGGACGGAAGATTTTAAAGAGGTTGTCGGCGTTAAGGAGGAGGAAGAAAAAGTTGAGGATAATGCGGGTTTGGATCTTAACATTGACCCGGTTATAGATCCAAAGTCAGAAGCCGATTGA